Proteins from a genomic interval of Criblamydia sequanensis CRIB-18:
- the tal gene encoding transaldolase, which translates to MNKLEQLREMTTIVVDTGNIDSIKRFTPTDATTNPSLILKASEQAEYKHLLDEAVNKAKSVSKERKALLNNILDQLFVNFGIEILKSIPGRVSTEVDARLSFDVEASISKAHHLISLYEKAKIPRERVLIKLASTWEGIVAAKTLEKEGIHCNMTLLFSLPQAIAASYSNVTLISPFVGRILDWHKKNTGKSSYAGYEDPGVISVKNIYNYYKKFDIKSQVMGASFRNADEILELAGCDLLTISPELLNELSQMEGEVPKKLDAEKAKLENIEKIEVNEETFRWLLNEDQMATEKLSDGIRKFAEDTVKLEKYLISSYNL; encoded by the coding sequence ATGAATAAATTAGAACAATTAAGGGAAATGACAACCATTGTTGTCGATACTGGAAATATTGACTCCATTAAACGCTTTACCCCAACAGATGCGACCACTAATCCTTCTTTAATTCTGAAAGCTTCGGAACAAGCTGAGTATAAACACCTGCTTGATGAAGCTGTAAACAAAGCCAAATCTGTATCCAAAGAAAGAAAAGCGCTATTAAATAATATCCTGGATCAACTTTTTGTTAATTTTGGCATTGAAATTTTAAAATCGATACCGGGAAGAGTCTCAACTGAAGTTGATGCCAGACTGTCTTTTGATGTGGAAGCAAGCATATCAAAAGCCCACCATCTTATTTCCCTCTATGAGAAAGCAAAAATACCAAGAGAGCGCGTCCTTATTAAACTCGCTTCCACCTGGGAAGGAATTGTAGCTGCCAAAACTCTTGAAAAAGAAGGCATTCATTGCAATATGACTCTTTTATTTTCATTGCCTCAAGCCATTGCTGCAAGCTATAGCAATGTCACCCTTATTTCCCCTTTTGTTGGAAGAATTTTAGACTGGCATAAAAAAAACACCGGGAAGAGTTCCTATGCAGGTTATGAAGATCCAGGCGTTATCTCTGTTAAAAACATCTACAATTACTATAAGAAATTTGACATCAAGAGCCAAGTCATGGGCGCAAGCTTTAGGAATGCCGATGAAATACTAGAACTTGCCGGATGCGATCTTTTGACCATTTCGCCTGAGCTTTTAAACGAGCTATCACAAATGGAAGGCGAAGTTCCAAAAAAATTGGATGCTGAAAAGGCGAAACTAGAAAATATTGAGAAGATTGAAGTTAATGAAGAAACTTTCAGGTGGCTTTTAAATGAAGATCAAATGGCTACTGAAAAACTGAGCGATGGCATTAGAAAATTTGCTGAGGATACAGTTAAGCTAGAAAAGTACCTGATCAGTTCCTATAATCTCTAA
- a CDS encoding DUF5407 family protein: protein MARQHESFSIDGMLDMVNDSFKEVKEMLADIKTKKSEEVSIGQMFELQFKMNNASQISEMNTAVIAASNTAILSMTRNLKQ, encoded by the coding sequence ATGGCACGTCAGCACGAAAGTTTTAGTATCGACGGTATGTTGGATATGGTGAATGACAGCTTTAAAGAAGTTAAAGAAATGCTAGCTGACATTAAAACAAAAAAATCCGAAGAAGTTAGCATTGGTCAGATGTTTGAGTTGCAATTTAAAATGAACAACGCATCCCAGATTTCTGAAATGAATACAGCGGTTATTGCGGCTAGCAATACAGCTATTTTGTCGATGACACGTAACTTAAAGCAGTAA
- the rpoC gene encoding DNA-directed RNA polymerase subunit beta', with amino-acid sequence MTEKEMEQTQNQFDKLTIQIASDDVIRNKWSRGEIKKPETINYRTFKPEKGGLFCEKIFGPTRDWECACGKYKKIKHKGIVCDRCGVEVTLSKVRRERMAHIDLAVPVVHIWFFKTMPSRIGNVLGMSAADLERVIYYEEYIVIDPGMTDLKKKQLLTDIEYREAQEKWGKDAFVAKMGGEAIRDLLGSEDLQATLLELKDKLRKTKSQQARMKIAKRLKIVESFVTSPNRPDWMVMSAVPVIPPELRPLVPLDGGRFATSDLNDLYRRVINRNNRLKAILKLKTPEVIVRNEKRMLQEAVDALFDNGRHGHPVMGAGNRPLKSLSEMLKGKQGRFRQNLLGKRVDYSGRSVIVVGPELKFNQCGLPKLMALELFEPFIVKRLKELGYVYTIRSAKKMIQRHAPEVWDVLDEIIKGHPVLLNRAPTLHRLGIQAFQPVLIEGKAIRVHPLVCAAFNADFDGDQMAVYVPLSLEAQLEAKLLMMAPDNIFYPSSGKPVAIPSQDMTLGLYYLMCDPLYIPEDYGLKTKIFRDANEVLTALQASGSFNWYEAFLRGKDEGVVKNMDHPSSFYGRGIRIHEKIKLRTDAGIIETTPGRVIFNQIVPKELGFQNYSLPKKKMGELILDCYKKVGLEKTVRFLDNLKALGFSEATKAATSMGIKDVKIPAMKKRIIEEAHKKVAQVKKQYEDGIITDGERHSKTISIWGEAAELLSEDLFKQLSEIIEGRQNPLWLMMDSGARSNKSQVKQLGALRGLMSKPSGAIIDSPITANFREGLSVIEFSISSHGARKGLADTALKTADSGYLTRRLVDVGHDVIITERDCGTLNGIEVSAIKQGQEELLPLKDRIYGRTVCDDLYQPGDSTKLIAKAGDVLNLKQAEAIDDSGIETIKIRSVLTCETRRGVCAKCYGTNLANGKEVSQGEAVGIIAAQSIGEPGTQLTMRTFHLGGIASASMLSPELLSEADGILIYMDLRTVQNEEGHFIALNKKGALNIVRDEGRPIEEYKRLLSTKSLEPLQTFSVELGTHILLHDGSPVKKGQKIAQVEQHNIPIICDKPGYVKYEDLVEGISTEKDVNKNTGQVELVVKQHRGELHPQIAIYSDQEYKELVGTYPIPSGAIISVEEGSYSTAGKLLARLPRGMMKTKDITGGLPRVAELFEARKPKDSAEIAKIDGVVDFRGVQKNKRIVVVRDEITGMEEEHLIPHTKHLIVQKGDHVVKGQQLTDGVVIPHEILEICGVRELQKYLVNQVQEVYRLQGVEINDKHIEIIVRQMLKKVRVTDPGDTTLLYGEEVDKKDFERENLKVAGEGGKAAQAAPVLLGITKASLSTESFISAASFQDTTRVLTEAACAGKTDFLMGFKENVIMGHIIPGGTGFEYHKKVKKFIDREHDEPLLFDFDDILIAPSA; translated from the coding sequence ATGACAGAAAAAGAGATGGAACAAACTCAAAATCAGTTTGACAAATTGACCATCCAAATCGCATCTGATGACGTCATTCGAAATAAATGGTCGCGTGGCGAAATCAAAAAACCAGAAACAATCAATTATCGTACATTCAAGCCTGAAAAGGGTGGGCTTTTTTGTGAAAAAATATTTGGTCCGACCCGAGACTGGGAATGCGCATGCGGAAAATATAAGAAGATCAAGCATAAAGGCATTGTCTGCGACCGCTGCGGTGTAGAAGTGACTTTATCCAAAGTCCGTCGTGAGAGAATGGCGCACATTGATCTTGCAGTGCCGGTGGTTCACATTTGGTTTTTTAAGACGATGCCATCAAGAATCGGTAACGTTTTAGGAATGAGTGCCGCTGACCTTGAAAGGGTTATTTATTACGAAGAGTACATCGTAATCGATCCCGGTATGACAGATCTTAAGAAAAAGCAATTGCTAACAGACATCGAATACCGTGAAGCTCAAGAGAAATGGGGCAAAGATGCATTCGTTGCCAAGATGGGCGGCGAAGCAATCCGGGATCTTCTTGGCAGTGAAGATTTACAAGCGACGCTTTTAGAGCTTAAAGATAAGCTTCGCAAAACTAAGTCTCAGCAAGCAAGAATGAAGATTGCTAAAAGACTAAAAATTGTAGAAAGCTTTGTCACATCGCCAAACCGTCCTGACTGGATGGTGATGTCTGCAGTTCCCGTTATTCCACCCGAGCTTCGTCCTTTAGTGCCTTTGGATGGCGGAAGATTTGCAACCTCTGATCTGAACGACTTATATAGACGCGTTATCAATAGAAACAATCGTTTAAAAGCGATTCTTAAACTCAAAACGCCAGAAGTTATTGTCCGAAACGAAAAGAGAATGCTTCAGGAAGCTGTCGATGCTCTTTTTGACAATGGAAGGCATGGCCATCCAGTGATGGGCGCCGGCAATAGACCTCTTAAGTCGCTCTCTGAGATGTTGAAAGGTAAGCAAGGCCGTTTTAGACAGAACTTGCTTGGTAAACGTGTAGACTATTCAGGCCGTTCGGTTATTGTGGTTGGCCCTGAGCTTAAATTCAATCAGTGCGGTCTTCCAAAATTAATGGCTCTTGAACTTTTTGAGCCATTTATAGTGAAGCGATTAAAAGAGCTTGGCTATGTGTATACCATACGTTCAGCTAAGAAAATGATTCAGCGCCACGCACCGGAAGTTTGGGATGTTCTTGATGAGATCATTAAAGGCCACCCTGTTCTTCTTAACCGAGCGCCTACGTTGCATAGATTGGGTATCCAAGCTTTCCAACCTGTTCTTATTGAAGGTAAAGCCATACGTGTACACCCGCTTGTTTGCGCTGCTTTCAACGCCGACTTTGACGGGGACCAGATGGCGGTTTACGTTCCGCTTTCCCTTGAAGCTCAGCTAGAAGCTAAGCTATTAATGATGGCTCCGGATAACATTTTCTATCCTTCTTCAGGAAAGCCTGTAGCGATTCCATCCCAGGATATGACTCTCGGTCTTTATTACCTGATGTGCGACCCGCTTTATATTCCGGAAGACTATGGCTTAAAGACAAAAATTTTCCGTGATGCCAATGAAGTTTTAACAGCCCTTCAAGCAAGCGGCAGCTTCAACTGGTATGAAGCATTTTTAAGAGGAAAAGACGAAGGGGTTGTCAAAAACATGGATCACCCATCCAGTTTCTATGGCCGCGGGATCCGTATCCACGAAAAAATTAAGCTTAGAACAGATGCCGGTATCATCGAAACGACACCCGGCCGTGTTATCTTCAACCAAATCGTTCCAAAAGAACTGGGCTTCCAGAACTACAGCTTGCCGAAAAAGAAAATGGGAGAGCTAATTCTTGACTGCTATAAGAAAGTGGGTCTTGAAAAAACTGTTCGTTTTCTCGACAATTTGAAAGCGCTTGGCTTCTCTGAAGCTACTAAAGCTGCGACCTCCATGGGAATCAAAGACGTTAAAATCCCGGCGATGAAAAAAAGAATCATTGAAGAGGCCCATAAGAAAGTGGCTCAAGTTAAAAAGCAGTATGAAGATGGTATCATCACAGATGGCGAGCGCCACTCGAAGACGATCAGTATTTGGGGTGAAGCGGCAGAGCTTCTTTCAGAGGATCTCTTCAAGCAACTTAGCGAGATTATCGAAGGCAGACAGAATCCTCTTTGGTTAATGATGGATTCCGGAGCTCGTAGTAATAAATCCCAGGTAAAGCAGTTAGGTGCGTTACGAGGATTGATGTCAAAACCGTCAGGTGCGATCATCGACTCGCCGATTACAGCAAACTTCCGGGAAGGCCTATCCGTTATCGAGTTCTCTATCTCCTCACACGGAGCTAGAAAAGGTCTTGCGGATACCGCGCTTAAAACTGCGGACTCAGGTTACTTGACAAGAAGACTTGTTGACGTTGGCCATGATGTGATTATTACAGAAAGAGATTGCGGCACTTTAAATGGCATTGAAGTATCAGCTATTAAACAAGGCCAGGAAGAGCTCCTTCCTCTTAAAGATCGTATCTATGGAAGAACGGTTTGCGATGATCTTTACCAACCGGGCGACAGCACAAAACTGATTGCTAAAGCCGGCGATGTCCTCAACTTAAAACAAGCTGAAGCGATTGACGACTCAGGTATTGAAACGATAAAAATCAGATCGGTTCTTACTTGCGAGACAAGACGCGGTGTTTGTGCGAAATGCTACGGGACTAATTTGGCGAACGGAAAAGAAGTCAGCCAAGGTGAAGCGGTCGGTATTATTGCCGCGCAGTCCATCGGGGAACCAGGAACGCAGTTAACGATGCGTACGTTCCACTTGGGCGGTATCGCGTCTGCAAGCATGTTATCTCCCGAGCTTTTATCTGAAGCAGACGGCATCCTTATCTACATGGACTTAAGAACTGTCCAAAACGAAGAAGGACACTTCATCGCCCTCAACAAAAAAGGGGCGCTTAACATCGTCCGGGATGAGGGAAGGCCTATCGAGGAATATAAGAGACTCCTTAGCACAAAATCTTTGGAGCCGCTCCAAACCTTCTCAGTTGAACTTGGTACGCACATCTTGCTTCATGATGGATCTCCGGTCAAGAAAGGCCAGAAAATTGCACAGGTTGAACAGCACAATATTCCGATTATCTGCGATAAGCCGGGATATGTGAAGTATGAAGACCTTGTAGAGGGGATATCAACTGAAAAGGATGTCAACAAAAATACAGGCCAGGTTGAATTAGTTGTAAAGCAGCACCGTGGAGAGCTTCACCCTCAGATCGCTATTTATAGCGACCAAGAGTATAAAGAGCTTGTAGGAACCTACCCGATCCCATCGGGCGCGATCATCTCTGTTGAAGAGGGCTCCTACTCAACTGCCGGTAAGTTGCTTGCAAGACTTCCTCGCGGTATGATGAAAACAAAGGACATCACTGGCGGTCTTCCAAGGGTGGCTGAGCTTTTCGAAGCAAGAAAACCTAAAGATTCCGCTGAAATTGCTAAAATCGACGGTGTTGTCGATTTTAGAGGAGTTCAGAAAAATAAACGAATCGTTGTGGTACGCGATGAGATCACAGGCATGGAAGAGGAGCATTTAATCCCTCACACCAAGCACTTGATTGTTCAGAAAGGCGATCACGTAGTTAAAGGCCAACAGCTGACGGATGGAGTTGTCATCCCGCATGAGATTCTAGAGATCTGCGGTGTGCGTGAACTCCAAAAGTATCTTGTGAACCAAGTACAAGAAGTGTACCGTCTCCAAGGGGTTGAGATCAACGATAAGCATATCGAGATTATCGTTAGACAGATGCTGAAGAAAGTTCGCGTCACTGACCCGGGCGACACAACGCTTCTCTATGGTGAAGAAGTAGATAAGAAGGATTTTGAAAGAGAGAATTTAAAAGTTGCAGGAGAAGGCGGAAAAGCTGCGCAAGCGGCACCGGTTCTTCTTGGTATTACAAAAGCTTCTCTTAGCACAGAATCCTTTATCTCAGCTGCATCCTTCCAGGATACGACAAGAGTGTTGACAGAAGCTGCTTGTGCAGGTAAGACAGACTTCCTTATGGGCTTTAAAGAAAACGTCATCATGGGACATATTATCCCGGGCGGAACAGGATTTGAGTACCATAAGAAAGTTAAGAAATTTATCGATCGAGAGCACGATGAACCGCTTCTTTTTGACTTCGACGATATCTTAATAGCGCCTTCTGCATAA